In uncultured Methanobacterium sp., a genomic segment contains:
- the glp gene encoding gephyrin-like molybdotransferase Glp translates to MGKEFLNLMDPDDVKEVIDSLNIERKIEIVTLSDAYQRVLAEDVYAAIDLPPFDRASMDGYAVQAQDTFGASEDDPITLDLIEKIRAGDDPSQKVRKGTCSEVGTGAPMPEGSDAVVMVEVTDIKENKVEILEAVTPGTNRALRGSDIQKGKFLLAEGTLLTSDKIGALSAIGLEKIPVFAKPTVAVISTGNELIKPDEELRHGKLYDINSESIANAVKSCGCIPLASTIAKDDYDSIKNKIDEYKHADVIITSGGTSAGAGDVLRKVVEDMGEVLVHGISVKPGKPTIIGTLPDEDVDIILFGLPGYPVSALMIFQGFVAPFLRGVAGVKKFMEKQKGSTLKLSRRYHSARGRSHLVLVKIEGNIAYPILKDSGAIAALANADGYFEVPKNVEIIEKGEEIEVMSLSGL, encoded by the coding sequence ATGGGCAAAGAATTCTTAAATCTAATGGATCCAGATGATGTGAAGGAGGTCATAGACTCTCTGAACATAGAACGGAAGATTGAAATTGTTACTCTGAGTGATGCCTATCAGCGAGTTCTGGCGGAAGATGTTTATGCAGCTATTGATCTTCCTCCCTTTGACCGGGCATCCATGGATGGATATGCAGTACAGGCCCAGGATACTTTCGGGGCTTCAGAAGATGATCCTATTACCTTAGATTTAATAGAAAAAATTAGAGCCGGAGATGACCCTTCCCAAAAAGTTAGAAAAGGAACTTGCAGTGAAGTGGGTACCGGTGCACCCATGCCAGAAGGTTCTGATGCTGTGGTCATGGTTGAAGTCACTGATATCAAAGAAAACAAGGTCGAGATTTTGGAGGCAGTTACCCCTGGAACTAATCGAGCCCTCAGGGGATCAGACATTCAAAAGGGTAAATTCCTATTAGCAGAAGGTACTCTTTTAACCTCCGACAAAATCGGTGCTTTAAGTGCAATTGGTTTGGAAAAAATCCCAGTTTTTGCCAAGCCAACCGTGGCAGTCATTTCCACTGGAAATGAATTAATAAAACCAGATGAAGAACTTCGACACGGAAAACTCTACGATATCAATTCAGAATCCATAGCAAACGCAGTTAAATCATGTGGGTGCATACCTTTAGCTTCTACAATAGCCAAAGATGATTATGATTCTATAAAAAATAAAATTGATGAATATAAACATGCTGATGTTATAATCACCTCTGGAGGAACCTCAGCCGGTGCAGGGGATGTTCTGCGCAAGGTGGTGGAAGACATGGGAGAAGTTCTGGTCCATGGAATTTCAGTAAAACCAGGTAAACCCACCATAATTGGTACTTTGCCTGATGAAGATGTTGATATCATTTTGTTTGGACTTCCAGGATATCCTGTATCTGCTTTGATGATCTTCCAGGGATTTGTAGCTCCCTTTTTAAGAGGAGTTGCCGGTGTTAAAAAATTCATGGAAAAACAAAAGGGGTCTACACTTAAATTGTCAAGAAGGTATCATTCTGCCAGGGGAAGAAGCCACCTTGTACTGGTAAAAATAGAAGGAAATATTGCCTATCCAATATTAAAGGATTCTGGTGCAATAGCTGCTCTTGCTAATGCAGATGGTTATTTTGAAGTTCCCAAGAATGTGGAAATCATTGAAAAAGGTGAAGAAATAGAAGTAATGTCTTTATCAGGGCTCTAG
- a CDS encoding NAD(P)/FAD-dependent oxidoreductase, whose amino-acid sequence MRTYDVAVVGAGPVGSTFARHMAEKGFEVAILEKKREIGVPLQCAGLLGKKIKKVNILPDEFIINPVNGAFLHSPEDTVLSVCKEKPEAYVVDRVGYDKFLAQLAIDSGAELFLNHRVETVDSVNGIITLKNNENTKISADVVVGADGHSSSVSNAFNSHPKSFQAAQYLIDVGEKRFQKDYVHLYVDSRLSPGFLWAIPLSESTARVGLFSDVNYHQSTVILNELLAKRSELKGATILKKYYGVIPKYNSQKQLVKDKVILLGDAASQVKPTTGGGLIMGFSCAEIASQAVTKALENENTELLMNYYKDYQNQFKNELKVQLMVHRIFKSLTDTDLEYMFMKLKQVGAEEIISQYGDMDSQSPLVKEMFKRGIFFSILPKMLSWRISSLWK is encoded by the coding sequence ATGAGAACCTACGATGTGGCAGTGGTTGGTGCAGGGCCGGTGGGCTCAACCTTTGCCAGGCACATGGCAGAAAAAGGCTTTGAAGTAGCCATCCTTGAGAAAAAAAGGGAAATCGGCGTTCCACTTCAATGTGCGGGGCTTTTAGGTAAAAAAATCAAAAAAGTAAATATTTTACCTGATGAATTCATAATTAACCCTGTGAACGGAGCATTTCTCCACTCTCCAGAGGATACTGTACTTTCAGTCTGCAAAGAAAAACCAGAAGCATATGTTGTGGACAGGGTAGGGTATGATAAGTTTTTAGCACAACTTGCCATTGATTCTGGTGCTGAATTATTTTTAAATCACAGGGTTGAGACAGTAGATTCAGTTAATGGTATTATAACTCTTAAAAATAATGAAAACACTAAAATATCAGCAGATGTGGTAGTGGGGGCTGATGGTCATTCCTCAAGTGTATCTAATGCATTCAATTCGCACCCAAAATCGTTTCAGGCAGCCCAATATCTCATAGATGTGGGTGAAAAACGTTTTCAGAAGGACTACGTCCATCTATATGTTGATTCCAGATTATCTCCTGGTTTTTTGTGGGCTATTCCTTTATCTGAGAGTACAGCCCGTGTAGGGCTATTTTCAGATGTCAATTATCATCAATCAACCGTGATTCTCAATGAATTACTGGCTAAACGCTCTGAACTTAAAGGAGCAACTATTTTAAAGAAGTATTATGGTGTCATTCCCAAATATAACTCTCAAAAACAGCTGGTTAAAGACAAGGTTATACTTCTGGGGGATGCAGCATCCCAAGTTAAACCCACCACTGGTGGTGGTCTTATAATGGGCTTTTCCTGTGCAGAAATAGCATCACAAGCAGTGACAAAGGCTCTGGAAAATGAAAACACGGAATTGCTTATGAATTATTATAAGGATTACCAGAATCAATTTAAAAACGAGCTTAAAGTACAGTTAATGGTACACAGGATTTTTAAATCCCTCACTGACACTGATCTGGAGTACATGTTCATGAAATTAAAACAAGTTGGTGCAGAAGAGATAATCTCCCAGTATGGAGATATGGACTCACAATCACCACTGGTTAAAGAAATGTTCAAAAGAGGCATTTTTTTCTCTATTCTTCCTAAAATGCTATCCTGGAGGATATCCAGCTTATGGAAATAG
- a CDS encoding PH domain-containing protein, translated as MFNRKTNSNPGERVVFQTRPRFLASLKSTILKLIILLVILYFFRSIMALAFTLQEYVVQMVQIPLIQATFYILVLIIALLILSMFLDLVSWRRKEYQLTNQRVIVKSGLIRRKKSYIHYSKIQDIDVYQGVVDRIFSAGDIEIYGGHEHTNILLENVPNPREVEDIIDRVMVGEEVGFKPQRSKTPKKSIIEDYDQKFKR; from the coding sequence ATGTTTAACAGAAAGACTAATTCAAATCCAGGGGAAAGGGTAGTATTCCAGACCAGACCCCGATTTTTGGCCAGCCTGAAATCGACCATTCTTAAATTAATAATCCTTCTGGTGATACTTTACTTTTTCCGGAGTATAATGGCATTAGCATTTACCCTACAGGAATATGTGGTGCAGATGGTTCAAATTCCTCTGATTCAAGCCACATTTTACATTCTTGTACTGATCATTGCCCTTTTGATACTATCTATGTTCTTAGATCTTGTATCTTGGAGGCGTAAAGAGTATCAACTCACCAACCAGAGGGTAATAGTAAAAAGTGGATTGATTAGAAGAAAAAAATCTTACATTCATTACAGTAAGATTCAGGACATTGACGTTTATCAAGGTGTAGTTGACCGGATATTTTCAGCAGGAGACATAGAGATTTATGGGGGTCATGAACACACTAACATCCTTTTGGAGAACGTTCCCAATCCACGTGAAGTAGAGGATATAATTGATCGAGTTATGGTTGGTGAAGAAGTGGGTTTCAAACCCCAGCGCAGTAAAACCCCTAAAAAATCAATCATCGAGGACTATGACCAAAAGTTTAAAAGATAG
- a CDS encoding UPF0280 family protein, whose protein sequence is MIKKRIHIQETNIILTSDVEPQYLLSFITKCRGELKNYIRMNPEFQPSLEPLKVGEAPLIVKMMVESAEIAGVGPMAAVAGTISQLTLNFLLNHDAQYAIVDNGGDIALKTRKDVIMGLYAGESSLSGRIGFKIKSRNTPMGICTSSGTVGHSISFGHADSVTVFASSASVADALATSIANHANGSNEVEQVENCLGKAEDFQEYLRGVLVVVGESAGTVGKIPDMVETNKKVVLGDLFDVY, encoded by the coding sequence ATGATAAAAAAAAGGATCCATATCCAGGAAACCAACATAATACTCACATCCGATGTTGAACCCCAATACCTCCTTAGTTTTATTACTAAATGTAGAGGAGAACTTAAAAATTATATTCGGATGAATCCTGAATTCCAACCAAGTTTGGAACCATTGAAAGTGGGTGAAGCACCTTTAATTGTGAAGATGATGGTGGAATCTGCTGAAATAGCTGGCGTGGGACCTATGGCAGCAGTGGCTGGCACCATATCCCAACTTACCCTTAACTTTTTACTGAATCATGATGCCCAGTATGCCATTGTGGATAACGGAGGAGATATTGCCCTCAAAACCAGGAAAGATGTGATTATGGGATTATATGCAGGGGAATCATCCCTTTCAGGACGGATAGGCTTTAAGATCAAGTCTCGCAATACCCCCATGGGAATCTGCACATCTTCAGGTACTGTGGGTCATTCCATCAGTTTTGGTCATGCAGATTCAGTTACAGTTTTTGCTTCTTCTGCGAGTGTAGCTGATGCACTGGCTACCTCCATTGCCAATCATGCCAACGGAAGTAATGAAGTTGAGCAGGTGGAAAATTGTCTGGGAAAAGCAGAGGATTTCCAGGAATACTTGCGGGGTGTTCTGGTAGTGGTTGGAGAATCAGCTGGCACTGTAGGAAAAATCCCCGATATGGTGGAAACCAATAAAAAAGTAGTTTTAGGGGATCTTTTCGATGTTTACTGA